A region from the Arvicola amphibius chromosome 12, mArvAmp1.2, whole genome shotgun sequence genome encodes:
- the LOC119827590 gene encoding olfactory receptor 10J1-like — protein sequence MKRANFTGVREFVFQGFSNFQEYQPTLFVVFFVLYILTLTGNVIIVTIIRIDHHLHTPMYFFLSVLSTSETFYSLVIIPRMLGSLVGLSQTISLECCGMQLYFFLGFGITNCLLLAVMGYDRYVAICNPLRYSVIMNWRVCATLASSVCATGFLLSLVQAVSIFRLPFCNSLIEHFFCDIRPILNLACTVPVINDILTLVLTLLVITVPATFISISYVLIISTILKISSAGGWKKPFATCSSHLTVVVIHYGCASIVYFKPKSENTRDQDQLISVTYTVITPLLNPVVYSLRNKEVQDALRRVMGRKSLS from the coding sequence ATGAAGAGAGCCAACTTCACAGGGGTAAGGGAGTTTGTTTTCCAAGGTTTCTCCAATTTCCAAGAATACCAACCCACACTCTTTGTTgtcttctttgttctgtacatCCTGACTCTGACTGGCAATGTCATCATTGTGACCATTATCCGTATTGACCACCACCTTCACACCCCCATGTATTTCTTCTTAAGTGTCCTTTCCACTTCAGAGACCTTCTATTCTCTGGTGATCATACCACGAATGCTTGGTAGCCTTGTGGGTCTAAGCCAAACAATCTCCCTGGAGTGCTGTGGGATGCAGCTCTATTTTTTCCTTGGATTTGGAATCACCAACTGTCTCCTGCTAGCAGTCATGGGTTATGATCgttatgtggccatctgcaaccCGCTCCGTTATAGCGTCATCATGAATTGGAGGGTGTGTGCCACTCTGGCATCTTCAGTCTGTGCCACGGGGTTCCTTCTCTCACTAGTTCAGGCTGTGTCCATTTTTAGGCTGCCCTTCTGCAACTCACTGATTGAACATTTCTTCTGTGATATCCGACCTATTCTGAATCTGGCATGCACAGTACCAGTcatcaatgacatcttgacattAGTTCTCACCCTCCTGGTAATCACAGTACCTGCCACCTTCATATCCATCTCCTATGTCCTTATTATTTCCACCATTCTCAAGATCTCTTCAGCTGGCGGGTGGAAAAAACCTTTTGCCACCTGCAGCTCCCACCTCACTGTGGTAGTGATCCATTACGGTTGTGCTTCCATTGTCTACTTCAAACCCAAGTCAGAGAACACCAGGGACCAGGACCAGCTGATCTCAGTGACTTACACTGTTATAACGCCTCTACTAAATCCTGTTGTGTATagtctgagaaacaaagaagtCCAGGATGCTCTACGGAGAGTGATGGGGAGAAAATCATTATCATAG